In one Umezawaea sp. Da 62-37 genomic region, the following are encoded:
- a CDS encoding beta-ketoacyl synthase N-terminal-like domain-containing protein, whose amino-acid sequence MTTPVAIVGMSVLMPGAPDLDTYWRNITTGVDAITDVPAERWDADYYEPDLERRADRVYCRRGGFVDPLAEVDVMSFGIMPNSVAGTEPDQLIALHVAAAAIADAGGDTWLPPDRERVGVILGRGGYLTPALARLDQRVRTARQLVRTLGQLMPELGDEKLEQVRQAFSDQLGPDSPESAIGLVPNLAASRVANRLDLRGPAYTVDAACASSLVAVDHAVRELADRRCDVMLAGGVHHCHDITLWSVFTQLGALSPSQRIRPFHRGADGVLIGEGTGVVVLKRLADAERDGDRVYAVITGTGVASDGRTASLVNPDTGGQVRAIRQAWLAAGTDPALPGSIGLLEAHGTATPAGDTAELATLAEVFGPASATDRPVIGSVKSMIGHTMPAAGVAALVKAALAVHHGILPPTLHCDDPNPALAATRFEPIAEVRPWIGEVRRAGVNAFGFGGINAHVVLEQAPTSRPGPASVREPERVLRLSASSPGHLAAMLDTDDATVLATGLDEREAATGPTRLGIVDPTPKRLALARKAVAKGAGWRGRNDVWFAPKPLLGNGGGKLAFIFPGLEAEFAPSVDALARRFGLDWRSDAPVGDVGRHGKGVFQLGRLLDAVLRRLGVRPDAVAGHSVGEWTAMAAGGIHAGHQVDAFLDRFDPDALRVPGLAFAVLGAPADRVRAALANQSEVVLSHDNAPSQSMICGPSDAVGALVLRFRADGVISQVLPFQSGFHTPMLKPYLAPIQRAAETYDINPARVPVWSATTAAEFPTAPDDVRDLFVRHLLEPVRFRPMIEAMHAAGFRAFVQLGVGQVGSLVADTLQGKDNLVVSTHSPHRDGLDQVRRVVTALWADGAEPDVSALLPTTPRRRTPVRLDLGGALISLDSRTRLRMPGQASALDGLVDGSPLAAELSSLLRDTADVAAELLTARRPAPAPTRLDSVLRVSVDTMPYLLDHCFFQQRPGWPDHVDSWPVVPATTVIGHLMAFAEQAAPGRRAVAVHDVRLSQWITAIPSVDVPVSVVPAGDDRVLASFDGYSRAVVELAAEFPAGAPSPWKFTDERTPDLTARELYDERWMFHGPRFQGVEELTAIGAEHVRAELVTPAAPGALLDNVGQVLGYWIMASLPDRTTVFPVAIGRIRFHGEHPAAGERLECLVRITSVTDTALTADMQLVRAGRVWAEFDGWTDRRFDSDPNIRANDRAPGRNTLSTVEDGGWTRVHERWPDLATRELIMRNQLGSAEREQYDAESPRGKRRWLLGRIAAKDAVRRWMWDHGEGEVFPAELLLRDSGIVGVHGRKAPPLTVSVASHGELGVGIARRGRCGIAVEPADDPDAEAKARAAAVEAFGVPSEVRCARIVNPPGLPAREYIVAWTADDEQETTT is encoded by the coding sequence ATGACCACCCCTGTCGCCATCGTCGGCATGTCGGTGCTCATGCCGGGAGCGCCGGACCTGGACACCTACTGGCGCAACATCACCACCGGCGTGGACGCCATCACCGACGTCCCCGCCGAGCGGTGGGACGCCGACTACTACGAGCCGGACCTGGAACGCCGGGCCGACCGCGTCTACTGCCGCCGCGGGGGTTTCGTCGACCCGCTGGCGGAGGTCGACGTCATGAGCTTCGGGATCATGCCGAACTCCGTGGCGGGCACCGAACCCGACCAGCTGATCGCCCTGCACGTCGCCGCGGCGGCCATCGCCGACGCGGGCGGCGACACGTGGCTCCCGCCCGACCGCGAGCGGGTCGGCGTGATCCTGGGCAGGGGCGGCTACCTCACGCCCGCGCTGGCCAGGCTGGACCAGCGGGTGCGGACCGCGCGGCAGCTCGTCCGCACGCTGGGGCAGCTGATGCCGGAACTGGGCGACGAGAAGCTGGAGCAGGTGCGGCAGGCGTTCAGCGACCAGCTCGGCCCCGACTCCCCCGAGTCCGCGATCGGGCTGGTGCCGAACCTGGCCGCGTCGCGCGTGGCGAACCGGCTCGACCTGCGCGGCCCCGCCTACACCGTGGACGCGGCCTGCGCGTCCTCGCTGGTCGCGGTCGACCACGCGGTGCGGGAGCTGGCCGACCGGCGCTGCGACGTGATGCTCGCGGGCGGGGTGCACCACTGCCACGACATCACGCTGTGGAGCGTGTTCACCCAGCTCGGCGCCCTGTCACCGAGCCAGCGGATCCGGCCGTTCCACCGCGGTGCCGACGGCGTGCTGATCGGCGAGGGCACCGGCGTGGTCGTGCTCAAGCGGCTGGCCGACGCCGAACGCGACGGCGACCGGGTCTACGCGGTGATCACCGGGACCGGGGTGGCCAGCGACGGCCGCACGGCCAGCCTGGTCAACCCGGACACCGGCGGCCAGGTGCGCGCGATCCGGCAGGCGTGGCTCGCGGCGGGCACCGATCCGGCGCTGCCGGGGTCCATCGGGCTGCTGGAAGCCCACGGCACCGCCACCCCCGCGGGCGACACGGCCGAACTGGCCACGCTCGCCGAGGTGTTCGGCCCCGCGTCGGCGACCGACCGGCCGGTGATCGGGTCGGTGAAGTCGATGATCGGCCACACCATGCCCGCCGCCGGGGTCGCGGCGCTCGTGAAGGCGGCTTTGGCCGTGCACCACGGGATCCTGCCCCCGACCCTGCACTGCGACGACCCGAACCCCGCGCTGGCGGCGACCCGGTTCGAGCCGATCGCCGAGGTCCGGCCGTGGATCGGCGAGGTGCGGCGGGCGGGCGTGAACGCGTTCGGGTTCGGCGGCATCAACGCGCACGTCGTGCTGGAGCAGGCGCCCACCAGCAGGCCCGGCCCGGCGTCCGTGCGCGAACCCGAGCGGGTGCTGCGGCTGTCCGCGTCCTCGCCGGGGCACCTGGCGGCGATGCTCGACACCGACGACGCGACGGTGCTGGCGACCGGCCTCGACGAGCGGGAGGCCGCCACCGGCCCGACCCGGCTCGGGATCGTCGACCCCACCCCGAAACGCCTCGCCCTTGCCCGCAAGGCCGTGGCCAAGGGCGCGGGCTGGCGCGGCCGCAACGACGTGTGGTTCGCCCCGAAACCCCTGCTGGGCAACGGCGGCGGCAAGCTCGCGTTCATCTTCCCCGGCCTGGAGGCGGAGTTCGCGCCGTCCGTGGACGCGCTCGCCCGCCGCTTCGGCCTCGACTGGAGGTCCGACGCTCCGGTCGGCGACGTCGGCAGGCACGGCAAGGGCGTGTTCCAGCTCGGCAGGCTGCTCGACGCGGTGCTGCGGCGGCTGGGCGTGCGGCCGGACGCGGTCGCGGGCCACAGCGTCGGCGAGTGGACCGCGATGGCCGCGGGCGGGATCCACGCGGGCCACCAGGTGGACGCGTTCCTCGACCGGTTCGACCCGGACGCGCTGCGCGTGCCCGGCCTGGCGTTCGCGGTGCTCGGCGCCCCGGCGGACCGGGTGCGGGCGGCGCTGGCGAACCAAAGCGAAGTCGTGCTGTCCCACGACAACGCGCCTAGCCAGTCGATGATCTGCGGGCCGTCGGACGCGGTCGGGGCGCTGGTGCTGCGGTTCCGGGCCGACGGCGTGATCAGCCAGGTGCTGCCGTTCCAGTCCGGCTTCCACACGCCGATGCTCAAGCCGTACCTCGCGCCGATCCAGCGCGCGGCGGAGACCTACGACATCAACCCGGCGCGCGTGCCGGTGTGGTCGGCCACGACCGCTGCCGAGTTCCCGACCGCCCCGGACGACGTGCGCGACCTGTTTGTGCGGCACCTGCTGGAGCCGGTGCGGTTCCGGCCGATGATCGAGGCCATGCACGCCGCCGGGTTCCGCGCGTTCGTGCAGCTCGGCGTCGGCCAGGTGGGCTCACTGGTCGCGGACACGTTGCAGGGCAAGGACAACCTCGTGGTGTCGACGCACTCGCCGCACCGCGACGGGCTCGACCAGGTGCGCCGGGTCGTGACCGCGCTGTGGGCCGACGGCGCCGAGCCGGACGTCAGCGCGCTGCTGCCGACGACTCCCCGCCGCAGGACGCCGGTCCGGCTCGACCTCGGCGGGGCGCTCATCTCGCTCGACTCCCGCACCAGGCTGCGGATGCCCGGTCAGGCGTCCGCTTTGGACGGTCTGGTCGACGGGTCGCCGCTCGCGGCCGAGTTGTCGTCGCTGCTGCGGGACACCGCGGACGTGGCCGCCGAACTGCTCACCGCCCGCAGGCCCGCGCCCGCGCCGACCCGGCTCGACAGCGTGCTGCGGGTGTCGGTCGACACCATGCCGTACCTGCTGGACCACTGCTTCTTCCAGCAGCGCCCCGGCTGGCCCGACCACGTCGACAGCTGGCCGGTCGTGCCCGCGACGACGGTGATCGGCCACCTGATGGCGTTCGCCGAGCAGGCCGCTCCCGGACGTCGGGCCGTCGCGGTGCACGACGTGCGGCTCAGCCAGTGGATCACCGCCATCCCGTCGGTGGACGTGCCGGTCAGCGTCGTGCCCGCGGGTGACGACCGGGTGCTGGCCTCGTTCGACGGCTACTCCCGCGCGGTGGTCGAACTGGCGGCGGAGTTCCCGGCCGGCGCGCCTTCGCCTTGGAAGTTCACCGACGAGCGCACGCCGGACCTCACCGCGCGCGAACTGTACGACGAGCGCTGGATGTTCCACGGCCCCCGGTTCCAGGGGGTCGAGGAGCTGACCGCGATCGGCGCGGAGCACGTGCGGGCCGAGCTGGTCACGCCCGCCGCGCCCGGCGCCCTGCTGGACAACGTGGGCCAGGTCCTCGGCTACTGGATCATGGCGTCGCTGCCCGACCGCACGACGGTGTTCCCGGTGGCGATCGGGCGCATCCGCTTCCACGGCGAACACCCCGCCGCGGGCGAGCGGCTGGAATGCCTGGTGCGCATCACGTCCGTGACCGACACGGCCCTCACGGCGGACATGCAGCTGGTGCGCGCCGGCCGGGTGTGGGCGGAGTTCGACGGCTGGACGGACCGCCGGTTCGACAGCGACCCGAACATCCGGGCCAACGACCGAGCCCCCGGACGCAACACGCTGTCCACCGTCGAGGACGGCGGGTGGACCCGCGTGCACGAGCGGTGGCCCGACCTGGCGACCCGCGAGCTGATCATGCGCAACCAGCTGGGCAGCGCGGAGCGCGAGCAGTACGACGCCGAGTCGCCGCGCGGCAAGCGGCGGTGGCTGCTGGGCCGGATCGCCGCGAAGGACGCCGTGCGCCGCTGGATGTGGGACCACGGCGAGGGCGAGGTGTTCCCCGCCGAACTCCTGTTGCGGGACAGCGGGATCGTGGGTGTGCACGGGCGGAAGGCCCCTCCGCTGACCGTCTCGGTGGCCTCCCACGGGGAACTCGGCGTCGGGATCGCACGACGCGGCCGGTGCGGCATCGCCGTCGAGCCTGCGGACGATCCGGACGCGGAGGCCAAGGCGAGGGCGGCCGCGGTGGAGGCGTTCGGAGTGCCCTCCGAGGTGCGGTGCGCGCGGATCGTCAACCCGCCGGGTCTGCCGGCGAGGGAGTACATCGTGGCCTGGACGGCCGACGACGAACAGGAGACAACGACATGA
- a CDS encoding phosphopantetheine-binding protein has product MSVDTTAPVTEGTVLAEISGMLRVLLDEYGLDDVGITMDTKFHEDLELESIDLVALSADLKDRYGDEVNFAEFIAGFELEEIIAMTVGQLVDHVVVSLREAARG; this is encoded by the coding sequence ATGAGCGTCGACACCACCGCGCCGGTTACCGAGGGCACCGTCCTGGCGGAGATCTCCGGGATGCTGCGCGTCCTGCTCGACGAGTACGGCCTGGACGACGTCGGGATCACCATGGACACGAAGTTCCACGAGGACCTGGAACTGGAGAGCATCGACCTCGTGGCGCTGTCCGCGGACCTCAAGGACCGCTACGGCGACGAGGTCAACTTCGCCGAGTTCATCGCGGGCTTCGAGCTGGAGGAGATCATCGCGATGACCGTCGGCCAGCTGGTCGACCACGTCGTGGTGTCGCTGCGCGAAGCGGCCCGCGGATGA
- a CDS encoding alpha/beta hydrolase, whose protein sequence is MTKILAGDLDTHVQRLPPTIPVDGEAPVVVFIHGLLTDSLASYYFTLGPAFAAAGVDVVMYDLRGHGKSDRPATGYQLERFVADLVALLDAMDITRPVHLVGNSFGGSIAFGLAAAHPDRVATVIAIEAEPPVRAWTARMAEGLDLAKSQLTQDAVIDWIAVNNGKHTARLSRAAGRLLQATSMLEDIPVSDTIADDLSAIRCPVLAIFGADSGLSRQVPYFESSLSSCRTVVLPDQGHSVLIERTAETRDAILGWVRDHALGRVG, encoded by the coding sequence ATGACGAAGATCCTCGCGGGCGACCTCGACACCCACGTGCAGCGCCTGCCGCCGACGATCCCGGTCGACGGCGAGGCGCCGGTCGTGGTGTTCATCCACGGCCTGCTCACCGACAGCCTGGCGAGCTACTACTTCACCCTCGGCCCCGCGTTCGCCGCGGCTGGCGTGGACGTCGTCATGTACGACCTGCGCGGCCACGGCAAGTCCGACCGGCCCGCGACCGGGTACCAGCTGGAGCGGTTCGTGGCCGACCTGGTCGCGCTGCTGGACGCCATGGACATCACCCGGCCGGTGCACCTGGTCGGCAACTCCTTCGGCGGCAGCATCGCCTTCGGGCTCGCAGCGGCGCACCCCGACCGGGTGGCCACGGTGATCGCGATCGAGGCCGAGCCGCCCGTCCGGGCGTGGACCGCGCGGATGGCCGAAGGCCTCGACCTGGCCAAGTCGCAGCTCACCCAGGACGCGGTGATCGACTGGATCGCGGTCAACAACGGCAAGCACACCGCCCGGCTGTCACGGGCCGCGGGCAGGCTGCTCCAGGCGACCTCGATGCTGGAGGACATCCCCGTCAGCGACACCATCGCCGACGACCTGTCCGCCATCAGGTGCCCGGTGCTGGCGATCTTCGGCGCCGATTCGGGGCTGTCGCGGCAGGTGCCGTACTTCGAGTCCTCCCTGTCGTCGTGCCGCACGGTCGTGCTGCCCGACCAGGGCCACTCGGTGCTGATCGAGCGCACCGCCGAGACCCGCGACGCGATCCTCGGCTGGGTGCGCGACCACGCGCTGGGGCGGGTCGGGTGA
- a CDS encoding glycosyltransferase — MSRFLFVVPPLVGHVNPTVGVAAELVARGHVVAWAGHHDVVRKLVGDDARVFDCASPELVARGSDLTGPAAFRFLWQDFLLPLARAMDPGVRAAVAEFAPDVVVADQQAVAGGLVADGLGLRWVTSATTSAELVDPLSGMPKVKAWLAEHIDGLRGGRTGPDPRFSPHGVLAFTTRELLGPVELPHDDVWLVGPSVEPRPSTSDFPWEWIAEGTPTVLVALGTANAEAGHRFLAQAAQALSRLPVRAVLVDPDSSLSEVPDNVLVRRHVPQLDLLPRVDAVVCHAGHNTVCESLWHGVPLVVAPIRDDQPIVAGQVVDAGAGVRVRFSRATSAHLADAITTVLDDANGHRRAAAAVGDSFREAGGASRAADHLEKV, encoded by the coding sequence GTGAGCCGGTTCCTGTTCGTGGTCCCGCCGCTGGTCGGGCACGTCAACCCGACGGTCGGCGTGGCCGCGGAACTGGTCGCGCGCGGCCACGTGGTCGCGTGGGCCGGACACCACGACGTCGTGCGCAAGCTGGTCGGCGACGACGCCAGGGTGTTCGACTGCGCGTCGCCCGAGCTGGTCGCGCGCGGCTCCGACCTGACCGGCCCCGCCGCGTTCCGCTTCCTGTGGCAGGACTTCCTGCTGCCGCTGGCCCGCGCGATGGACCCCGGCGTGCGGGCGGCGGTCGCGGAGTTCGCGCCGGACGTCGTGGTCGCGGACCAGCAGGCCGTCGCGGGCGGCCTGGTCGCCGACGGACTCGGCCTGCGGTGGGTCACCTCCGCCACGACGTCCGCCGAACTGGTGGACCCCCTGTCCGGGATGCCGAAGGTGAAGGCGTGGCTGGCCGAGCACATCGACGGGTTGCGCGGCGGCCGGACCGGCCCGGATCCGAGGTTCTCGCCGCACGGCGTGCTGGCGTTCACCACCCGTGAACTGCTCGGGCCCGTCGAGCTGCCGCACGACGACGTGTGGCTCGTCGGCCCCTCCGTCGAACCACGACCGTCTACATCGGACTTCCCGTGGGAGTGGATAGCCGAGGGGACGCCGACCGTGCTGGTCGCGCTCGGCACCGCCAACGCCGAGGCGGGCCACCGGTTCCTCGCCCAGGCCGCGCAGGCGTTGTCGCGCCTGCCCGTCCGGGCGGTGCTGGTCGACCCGGACTCCTCGCTCAGCGAGGTGCCGGACAACGTCCTGGTGCGGCGGCACGTCCCGCAGCTCGACCTGCTCCCCCGCGTCGACGCCGTGGTCTGCCACGCGGGCCACAACACGGTGTGCGAATCCCTGTGGCACGGCGTCCCCCTGGTCGTCGCGCCGATCCGCGACGACCAGCCCATCGTCGCCGGGCAGGTGGTCGACGCGGGCGCGGGCGTGCGGGTGCGCTTCTCCCGCGCCACCTCCGCCCACCTCGCCGACGCCATCACGACCGTGCTCGACGACGCCAACGGCCACCGCCGGGCCGCGGCGGCCGTCGGCGACTCGTTCCGCGAGGCGGGTGGCGCCTCCCGCGCCGCCGACCACCTCGAGAAGGTGTGA